A stretch of Ipomoea triloba cultivar NCNSP0323 chromosome 13, ASM357664v1 DNA encodes these proteins:
- the LOC116002463 gene encoding polyphenol oxidase E, chloroplastic-like produces MATSTHPIISCPNNISFSTKSSPRNFSRPSQIFINPSRAAARRGDVKIRCAASSEGADGHQNPDSLSSAKLDRRNVLLGLGGLYGAYNLAGGSNPFALADPIPIPDLSHCGKAIISNTKDNEEVPYSCCPPPFDGPYVDYKIPTFSQLNCRPAAHAVDDEYLYKYKTAIQKMKDLPDDDPRNFYQQAKVHCAYCNEAYKLNEKSYQIHYTWLFFPFHRWYLYFYERILQSLIDDPTFTLPYWNWDNPQGMILPEIFDDDESSPLYDTLRNQNHRKGYVMDLAYAGDESYASDFQKVKNNLAVMYRQMVTNAPCPLLFFGKPLRADNDWAHSGMGTIENIPHNSIHRWVGDPREKHNEDMGNFYSAARDSVFYCHHSNVDRMWTLWKTLGGNRKDIADPDWLQTEFLFYDETKTLVKVKVADCVDNERLGYTFEKMPTPWKDFKPTRKRKGKLKRTAKSVSASTTVLPATLDKIRTFYVTRSPTSTPAGKEEMLDLTFDYDDTQFIRFDVFLNEDEEVNTKELDRIEYAGSFSNLPHVHKPTDDSNTTTTSTNTTFSLAISEVLQDLRLQGDDKILVTLVPKAGGSFVTVTETKTEIIDC; encoded by the exons ATGGCCACTTCAACTCATCCAATAATTTCATGCCCCAACAACATTTCCTTCTCCACCAAGTCTTCTCCCCGCAACTTTTCCAGACCTTCCCAAATCTTTATCAACCCAAGCAGGGCAGCTGCAAGACGTGGTGACGTCAAGATCCGGTGCGCAGCCTCGTCGGAGGGTGCTGACGGGCATCAAAACCCGGACAGCCTCTCTTCGGCGAAACTTGACCGGAGAAATGTCCTTCTGGGCCTCGGGGGTCTCTACGGCGCTTACAACTTGGCCGGCGGCTCCAACCCCTTTGCCCTTGCCGACCCAATCCCGATCCCTGACCTTTCCCACTGCGGCAAAGCTATCATTTCCAACACCAAAGATAATGAAGAAGTGCCATACTCTTGTTGCCCCCCTCCCTTCGATGGCCCTTATGTTGACTATAAGATCCCCACATTTTCACAGCTTAACTGCAGGCCGGCTGCTCACGCCGTGGACGACGAGTACTTGTACAAGTACAAGACCGCCATTCAGAAAATGAAGGATCTTCCCGACGATGATCCCCGAAACTTCTACCAGCAAGCTAAGGTCCACTGCGCTTACTGCAATGAAGCTTATAAACTCAACGAAAAGTCCTATCAGATCCACTACACCTGGCTCTTCTTCCCTTTCCACAGATG GTATTTGTACTTCTACGAAAGGATCTTGCAAAGTCTGATAGACGACCCAACATTCACGTTGCCGTACTGGAACTGGGACAACCCACAGGGCATGATTCTCCCGGAGATCTTCGACGACGACGAGTCGTCGCCGCTGTACGACACGCTCCGCAACCAGAACCACCGCAAGGGATACGTGATGGATCTAGCATACGCCGGCGATGAAAGCTACGCCAGCGACTTCCAAAAGGTGAAAAACAATCTTGCGGTTATGTACCGCCAAATGGTGACCAACGCGCCGTGTCCGTTGCTGTTCTTTGGCAAACCTCTTCGCGCTGATAATGACTGGGCCCATTCCGGCATGGGGACCATCGAGAACATCCCGCACAACTCTATCCACCGATGGGTGGGTGACCCTAGGGAGAAGCATAATGAGGACATGGGTAACTTCTATTCTGCTGCTAGAGATTCGGTGTTTTATTGCCACCATTCCAATGTAGACCGCATGTGGACCCTTTGGAAGACCCTCGGCGGCAACCGTAAGGATATCGCCGACCCCGATTGGCTCCAAACTGAGTTCCTCTTCTATGACGAAACCAAGACTCTCGTCAAGGTTAAGGTTGCAGATTGTGTGGACAACGAGAGGCTTGGGTACACTTTTGAG AAAATGCCCACTCCATGGAAGGACTTCAAGCCCACGAggaaaagaaagggaaaattgAAGAGAACTGCCAAGTCAGTATCCGCATCCACTACCGTGTTGCCGGCAACCTTGGACAAGATTAGAACGTTCTACGTGACGAGGTCGCCGACATCGACACCGGCGGGGAAGGAGGAGATGCTGGATCTCACATTTGACTACGACGACACGCAGTTCATACGGTTCGATGTGTTCCTGAACGAGGACGAGGAGGTGAACACGAAGGAGCTGGACAGGATCGAGTACGCCGGCAGTTTCTCCAACTTGCCACATGTGCATAAACCCACTGATGACTCCAATACTACTACAACATCCACGAACACCACTTTTAGCCTGGCCATCTCGGAGGTGCTTCAGGACTTGAGGCTGCAAGGTGACGACAAGATTCTGGTGACTCTGGTGCCCAAAGCTGGGGGTAGTTTCGTCACGGTCACAGAAACCAAGACCGAAATTATCGATTGCTAA